A genomic segment from Lentisphaerota bacterium encodes:
- the dnaN gene encoding DNA polymerase III subunit beta, with amino-acid sequence MKFSIARSKFLESLQTVQNVVSGKNTLQILANALIKAEDGKLWITTTDLDMSVRSLIEAEVTVDGCTTLPIRRLASIVRELSEGRISFDVDDKDVAAIECGASSFRINGLPMSDFPPIPGSDGRMCYRIDQGAFREMLRKTSYAASLDETRRVLNGVLLAFKDGKLTMVATDGRRLALVEHEVEFPPENDVELILPTKAVTELVHILGNDGDLRIFVQKNQVIFEFGNTMMSSKLVDGVYPNYRQVIPSGCDERVALEREALLTALRRVSIIASDKSNATKLTFAANQLEILSTSPDIGEARELLPIKFSGKPISVIFNPEYIMDPLKSLDCDEVFIEMNDGNSPAILKCDIPFLYVLMPLRIS; translated from the coding sequence ATGAAGTTCTCAATCGCCCGCTCGAAGTTTTTGGAAAGTCTGCAAACCGTTCAGAACGTGGTTTCGGGTAAAAACACGTTGCAGATTCTTGCCAATGCGCTGATCAAGGCCGAGGACGGAAAACTGTGGATCACGACCACCGACTTGGATATGTCGGTCCGCAGTTTGATTGAGGCCGAGGTAACAGTCGATGGATGCACGACGTTGCCGATTCGCCGGTTGGCAAGTATTGTGCGTGAGTTGTCCGAAGGGCGCATTTCGTTCGACGTGGATGACAAGGACGTGGCGGCCATTGAGTGCGGCGCGTCGTCCTTTCGCATCAACGGTTTGCCGATGAGCGACTTTCCACCCATTCCCGGGTCGGACGGACGGATGTGTTACCGCATCGATCAGGGGGCGTTTCGTGAAATGCTCCGGAAAACGTCGTATGCCGCCTCGCTCGATGAAACCCGCCGCGTGCTCAACGGGGTGTTGCTGGCCTTCAAGGATGGAAAACTGACGATGGTCGCCACGGATGGCCGCCGCTTGGCGTTGGTCGAGCACGAAGTTGAATTTCCACCCGAAAACGATGTGGAACTGATCCTGCCGACCAAGGCCGTGACGGAATTGGTCCACATTTTGGGCAACGACGGAGACCTCCGCATTTTTGTCCAAAAAAATCAGGTGATTTTTGAGTTTGGCAACACGATGATGAGCAGCAAGCTCGTGGACGGCGTTTATCCGAATTACCGTCAGGTCATTCCGTCGGGTTGCGACGAGCGTGTGGCGCTGGAGCGAGAGGCGCTGTTGACCGCCTTGCGGCGAGTCTCGATCATCGCATCCGACAAATCCAATGCCACCAAGCTGACGTTCGCCGCGAATCAGCTGGAAATTCTGAGCACCAGCCCAGACATCGGCGAAGCGCGCGAACTGCTGCCAATCAAATTTTCAGGCAAGCCTATCAGCGTCATCTTCAACCCGGAGTATATCATGGATCCGCTGAAGAGCCTCGATTGCGACGAGGTTTTCATCGAGATGAACGACGGCAACAGCCCGGCCATTCTGAAGTGTGACATCCCGTTCTTGTACGTGCTGATGCCGCTGCGGATCAGTTAA
- a CDS encoding universal stress protein produces the protein MNTITCKQILCPVDFSDCSDYAMRYAALLTQKLEAHLTLLHVVAPILVPLPGDALMPPMRQADLADIADACRERLTRTAGDLAEKGVTRVSCLVTNGVPYLEIIRAAEELHADMIVMGTHGRSGLVHLMIGSVAERVVRKAPCAVLTVKHQ, from the coding sequence ATGAACACAATCACATGCAAACAGATTCTGTGTCCGGTGGATTTCTCGGACTGCTCAGACTATGCCATGCGCTACGCGGCCCTGCTGACGCAGAAACTTGAGGCGCACCTGACGCTGCTGCACGTGGTGGCGCCCATTCTGGTGCCCCTGCCGGGCGACGCGCTGATGCCGCCGATGCGGCAGGCCGACCTGGCTGATATTGCCGATGCCTGCCGCGAGCGCCTGACCCGGACGGCCGGGGATCTGGCCGAGAAAGGGGTCACTCGGGTCTCCTGCCTGGTCACAAACGGCGTGCCGTACCTCGAAATCATCCGCGCGGCCGAGGAACTGCACGCGGACATGATCGTCATGGGCACCCACGGCCGCAGCGGACTGGTCCACCTGATGATCGGGAGCGTCGCCGAACGGGTGGTGCGCAAGGCGCCCTGCGCGGTTCTGACGGTCAAGCACCAGTAG
- a CDS encoding ATP-binding cassette domain-containing protein, with amino-acid sequence MGNSSTRCTNTPKVSVWKRSCSRPYPPSNPIDGNDRVIATSNLTKRFGADILFEAVSVKFTPGNCYGLIGANGSGKSTFIKILAGLMPSSQGEVTIGKGCTLGYLRQDHAEFDEVAILDTVLMGNARLWALHREREMLYSKDDLTEAEQIRSGHVEDEFGQAGGYTMEADAAKLLDGLGFTEDVFAREMKTLQGGFKLRVLLAQVLFAHPDVLLLDEPTNHLDLESIEWLVELLKRYEGTVIVISHDRFFLNQVCTHIADLDYHEIRMFTGNYDDFTIASLEARELREKSNKKLEKQIHDLKTFISRFSANASKARQATSRQKLLGKIELESVKPSSRVSPYIRFNPRQRLGDKVIRVDRISKGYDRTLFKDFSCEILPKEKIAIIGKNGVGKTTLLKILCGLLPPDSGSVVLGNTIQFSVFPQDPGEVLDPDMQALDWLKQYADETTSSESELRSFMGRMLFSRDDVFKRIGVLSGGEKARLILARNMLEGGNVMILDEPTNHLDLESIEALNFALSETGCTILFVSHDHRLIGSLATRIFEIKEEQVLIRSGEY; translated from the coding sequence TTGGGGAACTCCTCGACACGCTGCACAAACACGCCCAAAGTCTCCGTCTGGAAGCGGAGCTGCAGCCGTCCGTATCCACCCTCTAATCCGATTGACGGGAATGATCGCGTGATAGCCACTTCAAATTTGACCAAACGATTCGGCGCCGACATCTTGTTCGAGGCTGTCAGCGTTAAATTCACCCCGGGCAACTGTTATGGCTTGATCGGCGCGAATGGATCGGGCAAATCGACGTTCATCAAGATATTGGCTGGCCTGATGCCCTCCAGCCAGGGCGAGGTGACCATCGGGAAGGGCTGCACGCTGGGGTACCTGCGTCAGGATCATGCCGAATTTGACGAGGTGGCGATTCTCGATACGGTTCTCATGGGCAATGCCAGGCTCTGGGCGCTTCATCGCGAACGGGAGATGCTCTATTCCAAGGACGATCTCACCGAGGCCGAGCAAATTCGGAGTGGTCATGTCGAGGATGAGTTTGGCCAGGCGGGCGGGTACACGATGGAAGCCGATGCCGCCAAGCTACTGGACGGCCTCGGCTTCACCGAAGATGTCTTTGCGCGGGAGATGAAAACCCTGCAGGGCGGTTTCAAGCTCCGGGTGTTGCTGGCTCAGGTGCTCTTCGCCCATCCCGACGTCCTGCTGCTGGATGAGCCGACCAACCATCTGGATCTGGAGTCCATCGAGTGGCTGGTGGAGCTGTTGAAACGGTACGAGGGGACGGTCATCGTCATCTCCCATGACCGCTTCTTCCTGAATCAGGTGTGCACCCATATCGCCGATCTGGACTATCACGAAATCCGCATGTTCACTGGAAATTACGATGATTTCACCATCGCGAGCCTGGAAGCGCGCGAACTGCGGGAGAAATCCAACAAGAAGCTGGAGAAACAGATTCACGATCTCAAGACCTTCATCAGCCGGTTCAGCGCCAATGCCTCCAAGGCGAGACAGGCGACCTCCCGCCAGAAATTGCTGGGCAAGATTGAACTGGAGTCCGTGAAGCCCAGCTCGCGGGTGTCCCCCTATATTCGCTTCAATCCCCGGCAACGGCTGGGCGACAAGGTGATCCGTGTGGATCGCATTTCCAAGGGCTATGATCGCACGCTGTTCAAGGACTTCTCCTGCGAGATTCTGCCCAAGGAAAAGATCGCGATTATTGGGAAGAATGGCGTGGGCAAGACCACGCTTCTGAAAATCCTGTGCGGACTCCTCCCGCCCGATTCCGGCTCCGTGGTTCTGGGCAACACCATTCAATTCAGTGTCTTCCCGCAAGACCCCGGCGAGGTGCTCGATCCCGACATGCAGGCTTTGGACTGGCTCAAGCAATATGCGGATGAAACAACCAGTTCCGAGAGCGAGCTCCGGTCTTTCATGGGGCGCATGCTCTTCAGCCGGGACGATGTCTTCAAGCGCATCGGGGTACTCAGCGGCGGCGAGAAGGCGCGGCTCATTCTGGCTCGGAACATGTTGGAAGGCGGCAACGTGATGATTCTGGATGAGCCGACCAATCATCTGGATCTGGAGTCCATCGAGGCGCTGAATTTTGCGTTGTCCGAAACCGGATGCACGATCCTCTTTGTGTCCCATGATCACCGCCTGATCGGGTCGCTCGCGACGCGGATATTCGAGATCAAAGAGGAGCAGGTGTTGATTCGATCAGGCGAATACTAG
- the prfA gene encoding peptide chain release factor 1: MIERVHVAKRLERLAFVEQSLSDPDVLKNRKLLRERVREHATLKRLEAAFRAYEACRRECASNREIEADATTDTEMRALARAEREHLEPQLPDLERQMMLAMLPPDPTDIRNALFEVRAGTGGQEAAIFAGDLFRMYSRYAESRGWNVVVMDASPSEMGGYKDILFMVTGEGAYGIFRHESGGHRVQRVPVTEAQGRIHTSAATVAVFPEVDEEDDIEIPADELRIDIFCAGGHGGQGVNTTYSAIRITHLPTGLVAQCQDERSQHRNKDKAMQVLKSRLLDQRRQAEEAKQGQTRRDMIGSGDRSQRIRTYNFPQNRMTDHRVGLTLYSLDRLMEGGLGELLDTLHKHAQSLRLEAELQPSVSTL, encoded by the coding sequence ATGATCGAACGCGTGCATGTGGCGAAGCGGCTGGAACGCCTCGCCTTTGTTGAACAGTCCCTCTCCGATCCCGACGTGTTGAAAAACCGCAAGCTGCTCCGGGAGCGTGTGCGCGAGCACGCAACATTGAAGCGGCTGGAGGCGGCTTTCCGGGCCTACGAGGCCTGCCGGCGCGAATGCGCCAGCAACCGCGAGATTGAGGCTGACGCGACGACCGACACCGAGATGCGCGCGCTGGCCCGCGCCGAGCGGGAGCATCTGGAGCCCCAGCTCCCGGATCTCGAGCGCCAGATGATGCTGGCCATGCTGCCGCCCGACCCGACGGACATCCGCAACGCGCTGTTCGAAGTCCGCGCCGGAACGGGCGGCCAAGAGGCGGCGATCTTCGCGGGAGACCTGTTCCGCATGTACAGCCGCTACGCCGAGAGCCGGGGCTGGAACGTGGTGGTCATGGACGCCAGTCCGAGCGAAATGGGCGGGTACAAAGACATCCTGTTCATGGTCACCGGAGAGGGCGCCTATGGCATTTTCCGGCACGAGAGCGGCGGGCACCGCGTCCAGCGGGTGCCGGTGACCGAGGCTCAGGGCCGGATTCACACCTCGGCCGCCACGGTGGCGGTCTTTCCCGAGGTCGACGAGGAGGATGACATCGAGATACCGGCGGACGAGCTGCGCATCGACATCTTCTGCGCCGGCGGGCATGGCGGCCAGGGGGTCAACACCACCTACTCCGCGATCCGGATCACGCACCTGCCCACCGGCCTGGTCGCGCAGTGCCAGGACGAGCGTTCGCAACACCGGAACAAAGACAAGGCCATGCAGGTGCTGAAGTCCCGCCTGCTGGACCAGCGCCGCCAGGCTGAGGAAGCCAAACAGGGGCAGACCCGGCGCGACATGATCGGCTCCGGTGATCGTAGCCAGCGGATCCGCACCTACAACTTTCCCCAAAACCGCATGACCGACCATCGGGTGGGGCTCACGCTCTACAGCCTCGACCGGCTGATGGAGGGCGGGCTTGGGGAACTCCTCGACACGCTGCACAAACACGCCCAAAGTCTCCGTCTGGAAGCGGAGCTGCAGCCGTCCGTATCCACCCTCTAA
- the dnaA gene encoding chromosomal replication initiator protein DnaA, translated as MVPSCGIFFSRLTLMNATTIWTKACDQIMQIINKSQYEAWFATLRPLGLERDTLLLGVDNDFKQTWIEENYRDVIASALQVASGGDSVPFRFVVSMEDAGGVDAAELLPTSAPLKSPATAKRRPRMQPTLAANLNPHFTFEEYVIGPSNSFAHAAATAVAQAPGRTYNPLFIYGQTGLGKTHLIMAIGHRAVQNDPETRVAYVTSEALLNEYIDAIQKNAVTEFRNRYRKVDILLVDDIQFLVGKQRLQEEFFHCFNDLHMKGKQIVMTSDRPAREIDGLEQRLVSRFESGLVTELECPDFETRMAILRYKQSASKVVLSDACMTFIAQHVTSNVRTLEGALLRAITFTTLNPHPLTPDNLQNLLKDVLTQETQEDISFDEIQRIVAEHFDLRLTDMSSKRRPRSVAMPRQVAMVLCRKLTRSSLPEIAKAFGKTHATVIHACKLIKVIIETDPDLAKQIYAVVRKLGRDPKDIDF; from the coding sequence ATGGTGCCTTCATGCGGCATCTTTTTTTCAAGGCTTACTCTTATGAACGCGACAACGATTTGGACCAAAGCATGCGATCAGATCATGCAAATCATCAATAAAAGCCAGTATGAGGCCTGGTTTGCCACGTTGCGGCCGCTCGGGCTGGAGCGGGACACGCTCCTGCTGGGCGTCGACAATGATTTCAAACAGACATGGATCGAGGAGAATTACCGCGACGTGATCGCGTCGGCGTTGCAGGTCGCGTCGGGCGGCGACTCCGTGCCGTTCCGCTTCGTGGTGAGCATGGAGGATGCGGGCGGTGTTGACGCCGCAGAACTGCTGCCCACATCGGCGCCGCTGAAGTCCCCTGCGACGGCGAAGCGACGGCCGCGCATGCAGCCGACGTTGGCGGCCAATCTCAATCCCCATTTCACCTTCGAGGAATATGTAATCGGGCCGTCGAACAGTTTCGCCCACGCCGCCGCGACGGCCGTCGCGCAGGCTCCGGGGCGCACCTACAACCCCCTGTTCATCTATGGTCAGACCGGGCTTGGCAAGACCCATCTGATCATGGCGATTGGTCATCGCGCGGTGCAAAACGATCCCGAGACGCGCGTGGCCTACGTCACATCGGAGGCGTTGTTGAATGAGTACATAGACGCGATCCAGAAAAACGCGGTCACCGAATTTCGCAACCGCTACCGCAAAGTCGACATTCTGCTGGTCGACGACATCCAGTTCCTCGTCGGCAAGCAGCGTCTCCAGGAGGAGTTTTTCCACTGTTTCAACGACCTCCACATGAAAGGCAAGCAGATCGTGATGACCAGCGACCGACCGGCGCGGGAAATCGACGGCCTGGAGCAGCGGCTGGTCTCCCGGTTCGAATCGGGGCTCGTCACCGAGTTGGAATGTCCCGACTTCGAAACCCGCATGGCCATCCTGCGCTACAAGCAAAGCGCCTCCAAGGTGGTTCTTTCCGACGCCTGCATGACGTTCATCGCCCAGCACGTCACATCGAATGTGCGCACCCTCGAAGGGGCGCTGTTGCGCGCGATCACCTTCACCACGCTCAATCCCCACCCGCTGACTCCAGACAACCTGCAAAACCTTCTGAAGGACGTTTTGACTCAGGAGACTCAGGAAGATATCTCGTTTGATGAAATCCAGCGCATCGTCGCCGAACACTTCGATCTGCGCCTGACCGACATGTCCAGCAAGCGCCGCCCACGCTCCGTCGCGATGCCCCGGCAGGTGGCCATGGTGCTGTGCCGAAAACTGACCCGCTCCTCGCTTCCTGAAATTGCGAAGGCGTTTGGCAAAACGCATGCCACGGTCATTCACGCCTGTAAATTGATCAAGGTCATCATCGAGACCGATCCTGACCTGGCCAAACAGATTTATGCGGTGGTCCGCAAGCTCGGCCGCGACCCCAAGGATATCGATTTTTGA
- a CDS encoding glycine--tRNA ligase, whose product MQNTEPNKLETIASLCKRRGFIFQSSEIYEGISGFWDYGPLGCELKRNIKESWWRQTVRLREDVVGLEATIIMHPAIWKASGHLDTFSDPMSMCHDCKKLLRSDQAWDIFTDGATGAAMAELCAGGAPDVGRVVAWIKGRGKGVAPNLAAVKAPDACIPRLTAGLASVASPRALYTLLATPADADAPTRACPHCGGSLTEPRPFNLMFKTIVGPVEDPANVAYLRPETAQAIFAQFPNVYATARQTVPFGIAQMGKAFRNEVTPRNYTFRSREFEQMELEFFIKPDEAVELLCGRVITLADTPDLSTISEAWGWEVWHKYWVEQRKAWIIAAGLPADSFVEYWQKPDELAHYARACVDIEYAFPFGTQELEGIAARSDFDLTQHQKHSGKSMEVFDEALKLAANKLDAAAKSAFTEKVVADWTARGKSADDARAFVARLFEGKYIPHVIEPSSGVDRMALALLCNAYAEETVTDEKGKSEVRIVLRFAPNIAPIKVAVFPLVKNKPELYGKAREIFGGLQRRWNCFWDESGAIGRRYRRMDEAGTPFCVTVDFQTLEDGTVTLRDRDTMKQERLTVAALRERLDAILD is encoded by the coding sequence ATGCAGAACACCGAACCGAATAAACTGGAAACCATCGCCTCCCTGTGCAAACGCCGGGGATTCATCTTCCAAAGTTCCGAAATTTACGAAGGCATCAGCGGCTTCTGGGACTACGGTCCGCTCGGATGCGAACTGAAGCGCAACATCAAGGAGTCGTGGTGGCGCCAGACCGTCCGCCTGCGCGAGGACGTGGTCGGGCTCGAGGCGACCATCATCATGCACCCGGCGATCTGGAAGGCCTCGGGTCATCTCGACACCTTCTCTGATCCGATGAGCATGTGTCACGACTGCAAGAAACTCCTCCGCTCAGACCAGGCCTGGGACATCTTCACCGACGGCGCCACCGGCGCCGCCATGGCCGAACTCTGCGCCGGCGGCGCGCCCGACGTCGGCCGCGTCGTGGCCTGGATCAAAGGCCGCGGCAAGGGTGTGGCCCCCAATCTCGCCGCCGTCAAGGCCCCCGACGCCTGCATCCCGCGCCTCACCGCCGGCCTCGCCTCGGTCGCCTCGCCCCGCGCGCTCTACACCCTGCTGGCCACGCCCGCCGACGCCGACGCGCCGACGCGCGCCTGCCCCCATTGCGGCGGCTCCCTGACCGAGCCGCGCCCGTTCAACCTGATGTTCAAGACCATCGTCGGCCCCGTCGAGGATCCGGCTAACGTCGCCTACCTCCGCCCCGAAACCGCCCAGGCGATCTTCGCCCAGTTTCCCAACGTCTACGCCACGGCCCGGCAGACGGTTCCCTTCGGCATCGCCCAGATGGGGAAGGCGTTCCGCAACGAGGTGACCCCGCGCAATTACACCTTCCGCTCCCGCGAGTTCGAGCAGATGGAACTGGAATTTTTCATCAAGCCCGACGAGGCCGTCGAGCTGCTCTGCGGCCGGGTCATCACCCTCGCCGACACCCCCGACCTCTCCACGATCTCCGAGGCGTGGGGCTGGGAGGTCTGGCACAAATATTGGGTCGAGCAGCGCAAGGCGTGGATCATCGCGGCGGGGCTCCCCGCCGACTCGTTCGTCGAATATTGGCAGAAGCCCGACGAGCTGGCCCACTACGCCCGGGCCTGCGTCGATATCGAATACGCCTTCCCGTTCGGCACGCAGGAGTTGGAGGGGATAGCGGCCCGCTCCGACTTCGACCTCACGCAGCACCAGAAGCACAGCGGCAAGTCGATGGAGGTCTTCGACGAAGCCCTCAAGCTCGCGGCGAACAAACTCGACGCCGCCGCCAAGTCCGCCTTCACCGAAAAGGTCGTCGCCGACTGGACGGCCCGCGGCAAGAGCGCCGACGACGCCCGCGCCTTCGTCGCCCGGCTCTTCGAGGGCAAATATATCCCCCACGTGATCGAGCCTTCGTCGGGCGTCGACCGCATGGCCCTCGCCCTGCTGTGCAACGCCTACGCCGAAGAAACGGTGACGGATGAAAAGGGTAAGTCCGAGGTGCGCATCGTCCTGCGCTTCGCGCCGAACATCGCCCCGATCAAAGTCGCCGTCTTCCCGCTGGTGAAGAACAAGCCCGAGCTTTATGGCAAGGCTCGGGAGATCTTCGGCGGGCTCCAGCGGCGCTGGAATTGCTTCTGGGACGAATCGGGGGCGATCGGCCGCCGCTACCGCCGCATGGACGAGGCCGGGACGCCCTTCTGCGTCACCGTCGACTTCCAAACTCTGGAAGACGGCACCGTCACCCTCCGCGACCGCGACACGATGAAGCAGGAACGACTCACCGTCGCCGCGCTCAGGGAACGGCTGGACGCGATTTTGGACTGA
- the rpmE gene encoding 50S ribosomal protein L31, which translates to MKKEIHPNYAEATITCACGHVTKTRSTVTEMSVNTCSACHPFFTGQHTMIDTEGRVDQFRKRYAAKK; encoded by the coding sequence ATGAAGAAGGAAATCCATCCGAATTACGCTGAAGCGACGATCACCTGCGCCTGCGGCCACGTGACCAAAACGCGCTCGACCGTCACGGAGATGAGCGTCAACACCTGCTCGGCCTGCCATCCGTTCTTCACCGGCCAGCATACGATGATCGACACGGAAGGCCGTGTCGATCAGTTCCGCAAGCGTTACGCGGCCAAGAAGTAG